In the Aggregatilinea lenta genome, ACGTAATAGACTACGGCTTTACTCCGTCACCGTGACCGCATACGCCCGGCACGCATCCAGCGCGGCGTCCATGTCGTCGATGACCTGCCCCTCGAAGTGCTCCGCGACCGGCAGCAGCAGATCCACGCCCCCCGGTGAGGCGTCCGCCTGGGCCAGCAGCCACGTCCGGCGCTGTTCCGGGGAACGCGCCAGCAGGCGCTGGCACGCCGCTTCGAACAACTCCAGCATCCAGCCGTAACCCCACAACAGCACCCGTCCGCCCGGCGCGAGGTGGCCCACCGCCGCGTCGCGCAGCGCGTTGATCCGGGGCAGGTTGGCCGCGTCGAGCGTATCCCACGTATCGAGGAAAATCGTGTCGTAGCGCGTCGTAACCGGCCCGGTGAGCGTCTCCACCACGTCGCCCAGCACGATGTCCAGCGGCACGTCGAGCGCGGCGGACACGGTCGGCCCGACGATCTCGCGCACGACGGCGCTCTGTTCGATCACCGTGAAGCGCGTCGCCTCGCCCACGACCCCGGCGGCGGCATACTGCGGGTAGAGGCCCAGCCCCAGCCCGCCGATCAGCACGTGACCGCGCGTGCGCGAGGCGTTGTTGACCATCATGATGCGTTCCTGCGGCGTGTCGGACATCCACAGACGCCCCTGCGGATCGAACAGCAGGCGCAGATCCACCGGATCGGTGAGGCGGTAGGGACGGTCGAAGATGGTGATCGCATCCACGGTGTGCTGCTCGACGCTGTACCCGCTCGAATGCCGGCCCGGCGGGATGGGTGTCACAGGCAAATCGAGCCAGGCCGTGTTCCATTCCCGGTCGTCGAAGTCGGGATCGAAGGGCGGCGGGGTGAACTCAGCCATCGACGCGATCCGGGTCGCTGCTGGCCCGCACGACCAGCGACGGCTCAAGCAGCAGGTGACGCTCGTATTCGGCGGTTCCGTACAGCCCGTCCAGCAGCAGCGCCACCAGCCATTCGGCGATCATATCCAGCGGTGCGCGCACGCTGGTCAGCGGCGGGGTGAGCAGCGCGGCGGCAGGCAGATCGCCGTAGCCCGTCACGGCCACGTCGCGCCCGACCGCGATCCCCGCTCCGGCGGCATAGCGCATCACCCCGGCGGCCAGCATATCGCTGGCGCAGGCGATGGCGGTGGGCCGGATCTCGGCGGGCAGCGCCAGAAGCTGCTGCGCGGCGCGGAAACCGTCTTCGGGCGTGTTCTGCGCCGCAACCGACCAGCGCGCGTCGAGTTCGATCCCGGCGGCGGCCAGCGCGCGGCGGTAGCCCTCAGCGCAATCAGCGCCCGGCAGCGCCTCCGGCCACGTCACAAAGCCAATGCGCCGGTGTCCGCGCTCGACCAGATGCGCGACGGACAACGCGATCCCCAGCGCATCGTCCACACCCACGCGCGGCACATCGAGATCGACCTGCGTGCGGCCAAACGCCACGAACGGGATCGCCAGCTCCAGCAGGCGCGCCACACGCGGATCGCCAGGCTGCACCGGAGCCAGCACGAAACCATCCACCCAGCCGGAATCGAAGAGGCTCACGTAGCTCTGCACAGGATCATCGGCGTCCGCAATGAAGGTCAGCACGTGGTAGCCCGCGCGCTCGACGGCGACCGACAGGTGATAGAGGAACCGCTGCATGACGGCGATCCACTCGTCACCCGGATCGGTGTGCCACGCGAAGCCGATGATGCGGCTTTCCCCGGCGCGCAGGTTCTGGGCGATCACGCTGGGGCGGTATTTCAGCTTGCGCGCCGCCGCGAGCACCTTCTGGCGTGTGGCCTCGCTGACGCGCCCGGTCCCGTTGAGCACGTACGACACCGTCGCGGTGGTGACGCCCGCCTCGCGGGCAACGTCTTTAATGGTCGCCATGAGTTTCTTCGCTTAAAAATTAGGAAAGAGTCGCTGAATCCATTGTACCGTATTTACCCCCGTGAAACCGTCCGGGGCTGGCGGACCGTATGGAACAGTAATGGGAGCGTACATCGCTGGAGGTAAATCGACCGCTGACGCAGATTGGAGGTGTCGTGTGAAAGTCTTCTCAGGAATCATTCTGCTGCTGGCGCTGCTGGTCGCGCCGGAAGCCAACAACGTTTTACCGTCCGCCGCCCAGGGCGACGCGGGCAATATCGCTATCGCCGGGAGCGACGGCAACCTCTACGTGTACGAGGTGGCGTCGGGCAAGACGACCTCGCTGACATCGGACGCCGTGCCCGGCATCAAGCAGTATAGCTGGCCGACATGGTCCACAGACGGGCAGATGGCATACTTCGGGGTGGATCTCACGCGGGAAAGCGATCCGTACCGGCTGGGGATTTTTGTCCAGCCCGCTGGCAGCAGTGAGGCCGAACTCGTCTACAGCGCGCTCGACGAGACGTTCACCTACGCGTACTGGTCGCCCGCCGACTGCGCCGCAGGGGACTGCCGCGACCTCGCTGTGCTGTACACGGGCCGGAACGGGCTGGCGCTGCGCCGGGTGCGCGTGGCCGACGAGGTAATGATCAGCGAGTTGGGCACGGGCGGTCCGTTCTACTGGGACTGGTCGCCGGATGGCCAGTCGATGCTGTGGGCGCGCAACGGCAACAGCCTCGAAATTTACGACATCATGGCGGAAACGGTCGTGACGCATCTGCCCGACATACCGGGCCTGGAACGCGCGATCGACTGGTCGCCCGTGGACGACCGGCTGCTGGCCGCCGTGCGCGTCTCGCCGCAGCGCTCCGATCTGACCGTGTTCGATGACGCGGCGCGGCAGGTTATCGCGCCGGGGCTGCGCGGCGTGGTCAGCTTCGAGTGGTCGCCGGATGGATCGCAGGTCGCATACGTGGCCGGAGACGCAGCGCTGCACGTCGTGAACGTGGCCGATCAAACCGAGGTCACCACCCCCATCGAGGACACGCTGGCGTTTTTCTGGTCTCCGGACGGATCGCGGATCGCCTACCTGTCGCGGGTTCGCACGCCCGGCGGCACGCTGGCGAAGCCCGCGCGGCAGGTCGAGCTGCGCCTGCAGTGGAGCACGCTCGACGTGGCGACCGATCGCACGACCGGGCTGAGCGCCTTCCTGCCCAGCGAAGATATGCTCTACTACCTGAACTTCTACGACCAGTTCGCCCGCAGCCACCGGCTGTGGTCGCCGGATAGCCGCTACCTCGTCTACGGCGAGGTGCTGGCGGACGGCGGACCTGTAGTCACGCTGCTGGACACGCAAACGCCCTCGCAGACGCCCGTCAAGCTCATGGACGGTTCGATTGGCATTTTTAGCTGGGACTAGGGATTAGGGGATAGGGAAGGAAAGGCTGGCACTATGGAGGTTACCGAAAAATTCGGCTTATGGGGAAGGCTGAAGGTTTACCTCATCCCTTAACCCCCAGCCCCTTTTCCGCTCTCCAATCGGATTGGAGAAGGGCCAGGGGTGAAGTTCTTTTTCTGTTCTTCTTTTCGGAGCTTCACTTACAGAACGAGGCGCATCATAATAGTCGGGGCAGACGGCACACAAAGAGGCAGCCCAATGATTTTCAGCAAGATCCGAGACCCCAGGTTTATTACCGTGCGTCGCGGCGGCACCCTGCAGGATGCCGATCATCATCTTCTTGCCATGTGGGCGGCCGATTGCGCGCAGCACGTGCTGCATTTCTTCGAGGAAGCGCAGCCCGGTGACAACCGTCCGCGCCATGCGATTGAGCAGGCGCGCACGTGGGTGCGGGGTGACGTGTCGATGACGCAGGCCCGTACCGCCGCAGGGCACGCGATGGGCGCGGCCCGAGATCTGAGCGGCGCGGCGCGGGAAGCCGCTTACGCCGCCGGGAAAGCGGCAGCAGTGGCACATGTGGCCGCGCACGAGCTGGGCGCAGCAGCCTATGCGATCAGGGCTGCACGCGCGGCAGCGACCGAAGCTGAACGGGTGGAGGCCGGTCGCCAGGAATGCCAGTGGCAGCGCGCGCAGCTTCCCGACGAAATCCGGGAACTTGTGCTTGACGACCAGCGACTGCGCAACCAGTACTGCTGGTTCGTGTTCGACTGCTGACCGGTTCGCCCAGACCACTGCGTCTAACTGTGGCAGCCGCTCTCGAAAATCAGCACAATCGTTTGACTGGTGCTGTGGGGAACGGGATCAGGATCAGAGCAGCGCGCCCCGAACTCTGATCCCTGTTCCCCATTTCCTACACTCTGTTACCCGCAGGCGTCCAGATCGCGCCACTTGGCGACGGTGTCGTCGGTCGCCAGCGTGTCCTCGCCTTCCGCCAGGGTCGCGGTCAGCTGCCGGTTGGCGATCTCCTCGCAGTCCGGCCCCTTCTCGACCTGATCCCAACTGCCACGCGCGAACTTGTATTCCATGCGCGCGCCTTCGGGGATCTGCAGCGTCAGCGTCCAGTGCGTGTCGTCCACCTGCTCCATCAGCAGCCCGGCGGGGTCCCAGCTTGGGTAGTCGGACGTACCGAAGCTGCCCGCCAGGTACACGTCGCCCTCGGTGGTTTCCGGCACGGTGACGTTGAACACCACCGGAACCATGCCCTGCGTGACGCTCACGCCTTCGGCCAGGGCCGGATCGGACTCGTTCAGCGAGCTGTCCACCGCCGTCACCGCGTAGGCGTAGTCCGTGCCTTCGGCCACGGCCTTGTCGGTGTACGTCGCGCCCTGGTCCATCGGAACCTCGGCCAGCAGCGACTGCTCGCCGCCGTCCTCGGAGCGGTAGACGCGGTACGCGTACAGATCGTCCGCCACCGACGGCTCCCAGGTCAGGATCACGCCGGAGAGCGTCGCGCGTTTCACGGTCAGCCCTTCAGGCGCGGGGGGCGGCGTCGTATCGTCGGACGCCTGCACCGTCACCTGCGGGTAGGTGCCGTCGCTGTACGTAGCGAGCGTCCACGACTCGCCCGCGTTGGTGCTGAAGCGCGCCATGGCTCTGTAGTCCCCGGCCTCGCCGGGCGTGAGAGATGCTGCGTAGACGTCCGCGCCGTCGAGATCCTCGACGTACTGCATTGGCGTCCAGTCGAGAGATTCAAAAGCGACGGGCGGAGTCGGATCCAGCGCCGCTTCGGCCAGCACGCCCGGCGCTGCGCCTTCCGCTTCCGTCACGCCTGTGATGGTGATTGCAGCCTGGATATCCACCGTCGCGCCCACCGTCAGCGGCACGACCAGCGGCTCGGCAGGCGCCTCAGTCGCGGGCGCGCCGTCTACCACGTAGGCCACGGAGTCGATGGTCGCCGCCGGGATCGCCTGGGCGCTTTCGCCCTGCGCGCCGACCAGCCCGTCTTCACCCACGGCGGCCACCGTGTAGAAATAGCGGAAACCGTTGGCGACGCTCGTATCCTCGAACGTCGTACCGGCCACGAGCGCGTTGCTGACCGGCTCGAAGCCGCCCGCCGCGACCGGGCTGCGATACACCACATAGCCCGACGCGCCCTCGACGGCGTCCCAGCTCAGCGCCACGCTGCCCGCGCTGCCTTCGGCGCTCAGGCCGGTGGGCGGCTCCGGCGCAGCGAACGGCGCATCTGCCGTCACCGTCCAGGCGTTGCCGCTGTTGGCCGGGACGGTCACGCTGGCCGTGCCGCCATCCGTGCTGATCGAATCGGCTTCGAAGACTGGCAGCAGCGTCAGCCCCGTGGGCAGCAGCCCGCCGAAGTCCAGATCGACCGTCTGATCGTCCGCGCTGTTGTTCAGCACGACGACCGCCGCGTTGCCGCTGGCCGCATCGGTGCGCAGGAAGGCGTAGATGCCGCTCGCGTCGTCCGCCAGCAGCGGGATCATCGCGCCTTCGCGCAGGGCGGGATTAGCGTGACGCAGCGCGCCCAACGCCTGATAGTAGGACAGCATATCCTCGTCCGGCGCGGGATAGGCGTCGCCTTCCGTGTCCGTCCAGGGATACGGCGCGCGGTTGTACGGATCGTCTTGCAGGTTACCGCCGCTGTCGGGGATGCTGGGCGCGTCGATGGCGATCTCGTCGCCATAGTACACGGTCGGCGCGCCGGGCATGGTGTACTGGAACAGCGCGGCTAGCTTTTGAAGCTGCGGATCGTCACCCACCACGAAGAACAGGCGCGACGTGTCGTGGCTGTCGAGCAGGTTCATCATGGCGTGATAGGCCATCGGCGGATAGTCTTCCTCGATGGCGCGCACCGATGCCTCGGCTTCACTCGGCGTCAGCGCATAGATGATGCGGTCGCCGTTCGAGTCGTTGTCGGTGTACTGCTCGTCGCGCACGAAGCCCAAAATCGCGCTGCGCAGGCGGTAATTCATGGTCGAGTCCCACTCTTTGCCGAGCAGCCAGCGCGAGGCGTCGCCCCATTCCTCGCCGATGATCACCGCTTCGGGATCGACCTGCCGCACCACGGAGCGGAACGCCTCCCAGTACAGCGTGCCGCGCCCGCCGGGATCGATGTCGCCCGCCACGTCCAGCCGCCAGCCGCCGATGCCCGCCGCGCCCCAGGTGCGCGCAACGCTGTCGTCGTCCAGGAAGACGTACTCGCGCGGGCCGATCTGCGAGCTGTCGATCTTGGGAATGGTGTCGAACCCGGCCCAGGACGTGTAGTACGTCGCGCCGTCGGGGTTGTCCACGCAGGCGTCGGGTTGGTTGAGGCGTGGCGCGATGAACAGGAACCAGTCGCGGTAGGGTGAGTCGAGTTCCTCGCACGCGCCCGCCTTGCCGTAGAAGCGGTGGTAGCGGTCGAAAAACACGCTGTCCGACGAGAGATGATTGAACACGCCGTCCAGGATGATGGTGATGCCGCGCGCATCGGCTTCCTGCACCAGCGTCTCGAAGATCTCCATGTCGCCCAGGTACGGGTCAATCGCCTTGAAGTCGGCGGTGTCGTAGCGGTGGTTCGAGCGCGCCTCGAAGATCGGGTTGAAGTAGATCGCCGTCACGCCGAGGTCTTGCAGGTAGTCCAGCTTTTCGATCACGCCCGCGAGGTCGCCGCCGTAAAAGTCGCTGTTATAGTAGCCCTCGCCGCTGGGGGCCGTAGTCGCGCGCCCATCGACGGGTTCCTCGTTCCACGTCTCGTGGAACAGCAGCGGCAGGCTGCCGTAGAACACTTCCTCGCCGTCCACGGGGTCGTTGCCGGTGTCGCCGTTGCGGAAGCGGTCGGGGAAGATCTGGTAGATGATCGCGTTGCGCATCCATTCGGGCGTGTAGAACTCCGGATCGTAGACCGTGATCTGGTAGCTCAGGTCCGGGCTTTGCGCGTAGGCCGCGCCGGAGCCGCCCTCCCGTGACGCGACGGTGTTGCCGCCGTCGGGCCGGGTGTCGTCCTCGTAGTAGAGCGTCTCGCCGCCTTTGGACAGGATGAAGCGATACCAGTAGACGGTCGTCTGGCGGCCCACGTCCACCGGCACTTCCCACAGGTCATAGCCGTCGGGCGTGGTCGCCGCGACGCTCATCGGAATGAGCTGTTGCGCTTCGTCTTCGGCGTCAAACAGCCGTAGCTGCACGCTGTCGAGGTCGCCCGCCGCCGCGCGCAGGCGCAGCGTGACGGTCGTTTCCGTGGTCACCGCGCCGCCGGGCGTGCGGTAAAGCGAGTCGCGGCTGTCGTGCAGCAGCGCCGCCTGATCGATGCCGTCCTGCGCGCGCGCAGGCGTGGCCGTCAACGGCAGCGCGGCCAGCAAGACCGCCGCCACCAGGATCGCGGTCAAAACACTCTTGGACTTACGCCACATAGAGAGTTCTCCTATTTGAATATGCCGCCGGGGGAAAACAATAACGGGCGAACAAACGATGCAATCTGCATAATTGCCCCCCATCCTCTGTCCCGTCCAACGCACGCGGCGGGGAAGGGAAACGGGCGGGGCAAGCTCCGCCCACGAGCCATAGGTTTCTCCCCTCTCCAACCCAGATTGGAGAGGGGCCGGGGGTGAGGTCTGCGTTTGCTTTTCGCTGTTGACCTCGCTAACCGCTATTCGCTAACGGCCAATAGCTGCCTTTAGCCCTTGACCGAGCCGAGCGTCAGGCCGCTGATCAGGTACTTGGAGCTGTACAGGAACAGCGCCACCACCGGCACGGTAATCAGCACCGACGCGGCGGCGTAGAGGCCCCACTGCGTTTGGAAGTTGCCGACGAAGTCGTTCAGGCCCAGCGGCCAGGTGCGGATCTCGTCGGCCTTCAGGATCACGTTGGCAACCTGATACTCCGACCACGCGTTCAGGAAGTTGAACAGGAAGATCACCGCCAGCGCGGGCGTCGAAAGCGGCAGCACGATGCGATAGAACGCTTCCAGGCGGCTCGCGCCGTCCACCATTGCCGCTTCCTCCAGGTCATACGGGATCGTGTCGTAGTAGCCTCGCAAGATCCAGATCGACAGCGGAATGGCTGTAGTGATATAGGCCAGCGCCAACCCGAGCAGGTTATTTTGCAGCCCCAGGCGCGAGACGATGATGAAGATCGGGATCAGCAGCATGCCCGCCGGGATCATCTGCGTGGAAAGCAGGAGCAGCAGCGCGGGCGAGCGGCCAGGGAAGCGCCAGCGCGAAAACGCGTAGGCGCTGGTCGCGGCCACGGTGACGCCGATGATCGACACCACGATCGTGATCAGGGCGCTGTTCCAAATCCACAGCGTAAAGTTCTGCTCGGTGAACAGGTTGCGGTAATTCTCCAGCGACGCGTTCTGCGGAATGACCGCCAGCGACGTGGAGAGCAGCGTCTGCGTGGGCCGCAGGGAAACCGTCACCACGCGCGAGACGGGGTAGATGGTGATGATGGAATAGAGGATCAGAAAGCCGTGCGTCGGATGGGCGAGCAGAATCGCCACCCAGAGCGCGCCGAGCAGGTACAGGACGTTCATGCCCTGCACCGCCATCAACAGCAGGCCCACCAGGAGCACGATGGGGATCAGAGCGCCACGAATGCGGCGCAGCCACAGGGCCGACGGCGTCTCGTACGCGCGTTCATCCAGGTAGCGCTGACGGTAGTCTCCGAGGATGCTCATGACTGCTCATACACTCCCTTCAAGGCCCCGCTGCTCGTCACCCAGAAGCTCGCAAACAGGAACAGTACGAAGAAGATCACCAGCGAGAACGCCGCCGCGAAGCCTAACTGGAACTGGCCGTTTTCGCCGAAGGCGGCATTGTATAACGCCGTCACGAGAATGTTGGTGCTCTCGTTTGGCTCGCCTTTCGTGATCAGGTAAATGACGTTGAAGTTATTGAAGGTCCAGATCACGTCCAGCGTGATAATCGGCACGGCGACGGGCCGGATCAGCGGCACGGTCACGTTGCGGAAGCGTTGCCACGCGTTCGCCCCGTCGATCTCCGCCGCTTCGTAGTACTCGCCCGCGATGGACTGCAAGCCGCCCAGTAGCGTCACCATGTAGAACGGGATGCCAAGCCAGATGTTGACGAACGTCACCGCCACAAACGCGGGCAGCGGCGTATAGAGCCAGTTGACCGGGTCCAGCCCGATCTGCGTCAGCAGCACGTTGACGAAGCCATACTGATAGTTGAACTCGCCCTTCCAGGCCAGCGCGATGATCGGCTGCGGGATGGCCCACGGCAGGATGATGATCGCGCGGTAGAGGCCCCGGAAGCGCAGACCATCGCGGTTGAGCATCATCGCCAGGATCATGCCGAGGATGAGGTGGAACACCACGTTCAGCACGGTCCAGGCAATCGTCGTGCGCATCAGGCGCGGGAAGGTGGAGTTCTGCGTCTGGAGCAGGCGGCCCCAGCCGTCCACGTCGCCCGTCGCAGAATCGGTGTGCACGAACACGCGCTTGAAGTTGTCCCAGCC is a window encoding:
- a CDS encoding LacI family DNA-binding transcriptional regulator, which codes for MATIKDVAREAGVTTATVSYVLNGTGRVSEATRQKVLAAARKLKYRPSVIAQNLRAGESRIIGFAWHTDPGDEWIAVMQRFLYHLSVAVERAGYHVLTFIADADDPVQSYVSLFDSGWVDGFVLAPVQPGDPRVARLLELAIPFVAFGRTQVDLDVPRVGVDDALGIALSVAHLVERGHRRIGFVTWPEALPGADCAEGYRRALAAAGIELDARWSVAAQNTPEDGFRAAQQLLALPAEIRPTAIACASDMLAAGVMRYAAGAGIAVGRDVAVTGYGDLPAAALLTPPLTSVRAPLDMIAEWLVALLLDGLYGTAEYERHLLLEPSLVVRASSDPDRVDG
- a CDS encoding TolB family protein — translated: MKVFSGIILLLALLVAPEANNVLPSAAQGDAGNIAIAGSDGNLYVYEVASGKTTSLTSDAVPGIKQYSWPTWSTDGQMAYFGVDLTRESDPYRLGIFVQPAGSSEAELVYSALDETFTYAYWSPADCAAGDCRDLAVLYTGRNGLALRRVRVADEVMISELGTGGPFYWDWSPDGQSMLWARNGNSLEIYDIMAETVVTHLPDIPGLERAIDWSPVDDRLLAAVRVSPQRSDLTVFDDAARQVIAPGLRGVVSFEWSPDGSQVAYVAGDAALHVVNVADQTEVTTPIEDTLAFFWSPDGSRIAYLSRVRTPGGTLAKPARQVELRLQWSTLDVATDRTTGLSAFLPSEDMLYYLNFYDQFARSHRLWSPDSRYLVYGEVLADGGPVVTLLDTQTPSQTPVKLMDGSIGIFSWD
- a CDS encoding putative immunity protein — its product is MIFSKIRDPRFITVRRGGTLQDADHHLLAMWAADCAQHVLHFFEEAQPGDNRPRHAIEQARTWVRGDVSMTQARTAAGHAMGAARDLSGAAREAAYAAGKAAAVAHVAAHELGAAAYAIRAARAAATEAERVEAGRQECQWQRAQLPDEIRELVLDDQRLRNQYCWFVFDC
- a CDS encoding alpha amylase N-terminal ig-like domain-containing protein translates to MWRKSKSVLTAILVAAVLLAALPLTATPARAQDGIDQAALLHDSRDSLYRTPGGAVTTETTVTLRLRAAAGDLDSVQLRLFDAEDEAQQLIPMSVAATTPDGYDLWEVPVDVGRQTTVYWYRFILSKGGETLYYEDDTRPDGGNTVASREGGSGAAYAQSPDLSYQITVYDPEFYTPEWMRNAIIYQIFPDRFRNGDTGNDPVDGEEVFYGSLPLLFHETWNEEPVDGRATTAPSGEGYYNSDFYGGDLAGVIEKLDYLQDLGVTAIYFNPIFEARSNHRYDTADFKAIDPYLGDMEIFETLVQEADARGITIILDGVFNHLSSDSVFFDRYHRFYGKAGACEELDSPYRDWFLFIAPRLNQPDACVDNPDGATYYTSWAGFDTIPKIDSSQIGPREYVFLDDDSVARTWGAAGIGGWRLDVAGDIDPGGRGTLYWEAFRSVVRQVDPEAVIIGEEWGDASRWLLGKEWDSTMNYRLRSAILGFVRDEQYTDNDSNGDRIIYALTPSEAEASVRAIEEDYPPMAYHAMMNLLDSHDTSRLFFVVGDDPQLQKLAALFQYTMPGAPTVYYGDEIAIDAPSIPDSGGNLQDDPYNRAPYPWTDTEGDAYPAPDEDMLSYYQALGALRHANPALREGAMIPLLADDASGIYAFLRTDAASGNAAVVVLNNSADDQTVDLDFGGLLPTGLTLLPVFEADSISTDGGTASVTVPANSGNAWTVTADAPFAAPEPPTGLSAEGSAGSVALSWDAVEGASGYVVYRSPVAAGGFEPVSNALVAGTTFEDTSVANGFRYFYTVAAVGEDGLVGAQGESAQAIPAATIDSVAYVVDGAPATEAPAEPLVVPLTVGATVDIQAAITITGVTEAEGAAPGVLAEAALDPTPPVAFESLDWTPMQYVEDLDGADVYAASLTPGEAGDYRAMARFSTNAGESWTLATYSDGTYPQVTVQASDDTTPPPAPEGLTVKRATLSGVILTWEPSVADDLYAYRVYRSEDGGEQSLLAEVPMDQGATYTDKAVAEGTDYAYAVTAVDSSLNESDPALAEGVSVTQGMVPVVFNVTVPETTEGDVYLAGSFGTSDYPSWDPAGLLMEQVDDTHWTLTLQIPEGARMEYKFARGSWDQVEKGPDCEEIANRQLTATLAEGEDTLATDDTVAKWRDLDACG
- a CDS encoding sugar ABC transporter permease produces the protein MSILGDYRQRYLDERAYETPSALWLRRIRGALIPIVLLVGLLLMAVQGMNVLYLLGALWVAILLAHPTHGFLILYSIITIYPVSRVVTVSLRPTQTLLSTSLAVIPQNASLENYRNLFTEQNFTLWIWNSALITIVVSIIGVTVAATSAYAFSRWRFPGRSPALLLLLSTQMIPAGMLLIPIFIIVSRLGLQNNLLGLALAYITTAIPLSIWILRGYYDTIPYDLEEAAMVDGASRLEAFYRIVLPLSTPALAVIFLFNFLNAWSEYQVANVILKADEIRTWPLGLNDFVGNFQTQWGLYAAASVLITVPVVALFLYSSKYLISGLTLGSVKG